The following nucleotide sequence is from Zea mays cultivar B73 chromosome 1, Zm-B73-REFERENCE-NAM-5.0, whole genome shotgun sequence.
tagcgaaatcagcagggtcgacgaggtcagcagatcacgagcagtcgcgtgaagacgcttcccaaaaaccttattcgccctctcccggtgcaggatctagaagacgaagggttccagagacctgctctcctaattgcagatgcacctctgcggtcgggacgaagggaactaaaaggtggctcagctatgaagagaggcgaaagcgaactgggatattttggaggctggctgccgggctccttttatagggccgagtccgcgaccccccgtgcttatccgcccacgaaaatctcgcaatcagttgagattttatagcgatcggttaggataagcgtaacagccaagaaaccaaaaaatcaaacggcaaaaggtagccgcgcccccgcaaggcgaggggccggatttcggcggaccattcacgcgcatgtcgtgcgcccgcgcccttcgccccaccccgccccgccccgcccaggccaggccaggccaggccaggccaggccaggcgagcgagcgcgcgcgcgcgtgtggctctccacactctctcctctcatccatgacttggtgagtgagtgtggcttccatatttaagctagctctactccactagagctagcaatatggtgctaatggttccacctatcctctagccatcctcttgtatgggcttttgagattttcctgggatttattagagtttcttaattgggccaagcccataaatcctaacaagctGATCGTGTGCAACGGCGCAATCTCGTTCGAGGGTGGTCGGCGGTGCGCGAATTCGTCGTCGGAGCTATCTCTCCGCCGCGGCGGAGCCTTGCACCATGGTCTGACCTCGCCACCATTCGGAACACTGGTATGACCATCACGTTGGTGCTCGTCACTCTCTTTTGTACGTGTAGCATCCACCCCGGTGGCGTGTGGGTCGTCATAGTCGCGGGTGCGGGCCGCTCCGGTGGTGCGCCACCGTGTCTCATGGGCGACGCCGCCGCCCTGTTCGTCCATACGTGTCTTGGGTTTGGGTGCCGTCGGATCCCTCGTCGATGGCCCAGATTAGAAGCAAGGCACCAGTTCGGGGGCGGAGGAATCTGGGCGTTGATGATAGATCCGATGAACCACGTCGGTTTGATCAACATAAAATTTGGTCGTGCATACCTTATCCTAGGGTTCCTGTTGAAGACCGACTCATTATAACGATAGTTTAATCCTGACCATAGATCTAGGATCCATTGGCTCCTGTGCAgggataccccttcgccgagccCATCTTGTAGAAGAGCCCTTGGCAAATGtgtaaatcaacccgccatccagatTCAGGGGATAATCATATAGGATAGGTCCCTGGAATTAGCAATTTAAACCCTGGAGTTCATAGAATTTGTAGCCGCAACCCAATCTTTCTTATTTGAATAAAAATCTGGTCTGAAAAATGAATATTATGTACGAAGTAATTTTAAGCActtaagaaattcataacttctttgtTGTaattccaaattgattcattccagttgcattaaattcatattaatattgtttatcatctggtaaccttAATTTGTTAcaaaacatagattaaaattatgcacttaatttattttatattaaacACCTAaacctttggaaaatcacaactttgggtgttaagataaatatgcttcatgatcatactttattattgttattctattctttaatgttcatgataagactatggtgttaattggaacatgtagCTTAACTTGATaatacagtgctaccacaagggtggaatgggatgcccttggccaagtaattagaaaagctagggagagactatcttacctaaaaggggcaagcggggaggcgtcactgcagagtatagggaggttctcgggtcggacTGTCTGTTTAGCTTTCCGGACAAagaattcctatgcttccttcgtcttgaatccgtagcgggttttctcaaacTAACGGAACTTTAGAAAGGCCATGTAGTGCTAGCCTGTccagtctcctcggtagagatgaataggACTTCTAGACCTCTTGGcaaatgggtagcatgacttgtgggtaaagacgtgcaacctctgcagagtgtaaaactagtatactagttgttctcacagtcatgagcagctcatgactttcgcatgattaacttatgaaattaaactTAACTTGCCATATACATCGCATTgtgattttatttttatttttgatctattattactctggtttggtatataattacatttagtaactgctaataaaatttgatcaacttattaaaagcaatacccagctttaaccattatctgttgatcagccttacacttcacctgagctcccacctttgatgagttcatgcacattatttcccacaacttgttgagctatgatcttttgtgagctcacccttgcgatatatagacccccacaggtgaagagcagataGCTCAGGAGGAGGTCTACTACAAGGAGTACGAGCTAGTCTACAtgacgtctcccagtcagctttatgacgccaaggaataattattagttcgctttattgttatcatttatttttgtaagacacttcTGCAATGTAATAATTTTTGTGACAtctatctctatacacttggtcattatatgtgatgttcttattGGACGCATATATGAGACGCACCCATGTTTAtctcttaaatctgggtgtgacactaCACGACCACTGACCACTAGAGATAGCAACGAGGAATTTTCTGTCGGACAATAGCTCCCCATCCCCATCCTCGTGAAGAAAAAAAATTTCCCGCGGGGATTCCCACAAACGCTCGTGGAGGATATTTCTTTCCCATCCCTATTCCCTGCGGGGATAAATCTCCGACGGAGATCCCGTCTccacttaaattataattagaacATATGTACTTTGTTATTAATATAAAATATTATCACTTATACATATtgtcatatatatataatattataTGTACATCAAAATGAGCATATTTATAACAATAAATGGTCTCTTGaaaatataattatttatttttatcattaactagtACAAAAAAACAATATTACGTCTAATAGCTTGTTTGGGTAATATCAGATTAGAGTGGATGAAGGTGGTATGTGGTGTATTTAAGTGTAATATAAACTAATTTTTCTTTCAATTCTCTTCAATACACCTCAATACACTTCAATCCCTCTATACCCAAATAaagcgtaaagacttgttcgattaggggtggattgagggggattgaggccttgttcgtttttgtcggattggtgggtcggaacgattcctaaccggattgtttttctaatttatataaactttgtttaggacttgttcgtttgtgtcggattggtgggtcggaacgatttctaaccggattgcttctctaatttatataaactttgattagctggaactaTTTCGGGTGCAATCCGATAGAAACGAACAAgactttaggccttgttcgtttgtgtcggattggtgggtcggaacgattccgaaccggattgcttctctaatttatataaactttgattagccggaacgattccgggtgcaatccgatgtaaacgaacaaggccttaagtgGAACGATATTCCAAATGCAATCGGACACAAACGAACAGGGCCTGAAGGAGATTCAATCTCCTTCTATACAAATTTAAATAGGAACTTTCTTAAACTCTTttaaaccgaacaagccctaacggATCGCTGCGGGGATGGGGATGGAGAATTCCCGTTTATCCGTTCAGGAAATAATTTTGTCTGTTTAAATCCCATGAGAAAAAAAAAACTCATCCCCGTGGATCCGGGCCCATTGCCATCTCTGCCGACCACACCGGCACACCCCCGCAACCACTGTTCCCGCCGATTCGTTTCGTCCCACCGCGCCAAACTGCGACGACGGCGGTCGCAGAGTTGCCTTCCCTCCAACcgtaccgccgccgccgccgctggtgagTCCCGAAGATGAGATCTCTCCCGTTCCTGTGATTCGAGCGCTTCCCCTTACAGCCGTTGCGCCCCTGCTCCGCTTTGCTTCAGACGAGCATATTGGGCCGAGCGCCTCCCCGGCCAGCAGCGGCACCGTCGCCGGTTCCAAGTCCGGGGTCGACGCGCTGTGGGGCTTGCTGAAACTGGTACACGTTCTGCCTACATCCACCCGTCTCTCTCTCCTTGCTGATTGAGACGGTAACACAATTAACGGTTCAGTTTAGGTTTAGGGGCGGCGATGTGTGTGCTTCCTAACCTGGAAGCAAACCTTATGAATTATATATGATCATCCTTGTGTCATTTCCTTCTTAACTTCCATGCGTGCATGCCTCATTGCCTCCTCTGATTTGATAAAGTAACCAGGCTTTATTTATTGAATTTTGGACACGAGAAGGCTGAACTGAGCAGAAGATAATTTGCTTTAACGACAATCAATGATGAACATTTCACTTTGTTGCCAGCAGTCAAGAGCCTCCCCTCTAGTTTAGGATTATGATAAGCCAATTCACCATAGCTGGGTTGGCCATTCTGAATTATGTTTTTCTCGCTGCCAACACAGTAGCTAACCACCTTTCTAGACATATATCTTTTAGGACTAACTAGATTCATTGTATAACACAAAAATTGGGCTAATATATCCTACCTGGCTAGCTAGCCTGGTTACTTTAACCCTGAATACAGCCTAAACCTATTGCTAGTGTTCCCAGTTTGTATCCCCCTGTAGCTCGGTACCTGGGCTGTAGTGCTCAAGGTCAACTGTCCAAGCTTCTCTCCTTTGCCATCCCAACGAGATCATATCTGAATCCCATCAGAGGTCATTATCTTAACTTCCCAACGGTGTAGGTTGAACCCTAAGCTCTACCTCAGTAAACTGAGGGAAGAAAAACCACCACTGTGGCACTGCCCCAACTCAACATTCTTTCTTATCACCGTGATTGGCCTGCCAAGCAGTGGCAGACCCAACACAAAATTTAAGGTATCAGATATATGCCCATGTTTCCTTATCATGCATATATTTCTGATTGAATGGAACCAATTTCATATCTTAAAGCATGTCCTTGGGTCAGCAGGGGGGAAGGGGGTGCTGCCGAGAAGGGGCTAGGGCATAGGGAAGGAGCATGAGAAGGGGCCGCCACCAGGAAGGGGTTGGGGCTAGGGCATAGGGAAGGAGCATGAGAAGGGACCGCCACCAGGAAGAGGTTGTGGCTAGGGCTGAGGGCTAGGAAGGGTCTGGTCGCTGGGGAAAGGAGCTGGGAGTGTAAAACAGTCATTGCCAGTGgtgaaattttttaaataaatatttttaATTTGAGAATTATAGAGATTAGAGAGGTATCCTGTTGGTGTGGACATTTTAGAGAGTTCAACAGCTCGTTGTGCATTTTAATGAAGCCGCATGTTGGTGTGGGCATTATTCCAATTATCTCGCTGTCAAGGAAGCTGCTATTTTGAGCCTGCCCCCTGCTTCGTTCTCAGTTGTCAATAGTTGCAGTCTCATACTCTCATTGGACTTTGAGGCAACATATCCTCTCCTAGATCCTCACCAGATTACAACCTTTACTTAATCAGTCAATTTTGTTTAATTTTTTGGTGCAAGTTAATATTGATCTTAGTCTATCATTTTTTTTTGAAACGAACCAGGCAGGAGAGCTGCCGATTATATTAATAAAGAAGAAGTGGTCCGGATCGGACTAAACAACAAAACAAACAACAGGCGGTTGGATTGGGACATCAACACGCCGACACCATACAACTTAACTCGCCGGTTGGACTGGGACATCAACACGGCACCACACTCACCGCCGACACAGAGTACCCAAACAAACACAGGCAGCGGCAACCCCACACGAGAGCATATAAAACTGCTAAAGGTCATCGTTGTCAAGCAAGGATGCAGAGCATCCAGCAACTCCGACTTCCCAAAGCAGCTGACAGACGAACCAAACGAAAAGCTTTGTGTCTCAACTCACTAACTATTTCATATTTCAGCCCACTAACTATCAGTGTCTCAACTCTCACGTCTAATTGTGTTCAGGTGAATGCTTTATTACTGGAGTTGTGCTACAAGACGTCATGTTCAATTTGAGGGTTACTAATTACTTGTTTCATTCTGTGTGCAGTCATGAGGATGCTAGCAATAAGATATCTGCATAGGACTGTTGCTGCAAAAGCCCGACACAGTGGTGAGAAGCCTTTACACTGAGCCAAAGGTCCTGGGTTCGACGCAGCCTCTTTGCGGTAAGAGTTGTCTCAGTTATTCCTTCCCCACACCCCACTCATGTAGGAGCCGCTAACACTGGGTGTCCTGTTGTTGCAAAGGCCGATACGATTATGGCGCTGAAGCTATGCAGGAGGCTATCAGGATTTATTGTTGGTGCGAATTCTAGATGTTGTAGGCTAAGTGATGTTGATAAGTTTGCTTTACTGTTCCAAAACTGCACAGATGTGAGGTCTCTGAAGAAGCTCCATGCTCGTGTTCTGACACTTGGACTTGGCAGGGATGTTATTCTTGGCTCTGAAATTTTGATTTGTTATGCTAGTTTAGGTGTCCTGTGCAAGACAAGACTTTGTTTCCAAGGCTTCTTAAATAATGATCTTGCTGAGTGGAATTCAGTCATGGTTGACATTTTTAgggctggttatcctgaggaagctATTCTTTTGTACAGAGGATTGAAGTTGCGTCAGATTGACTTAGATGAGAAAACTGTTACTTTTGGCTTGAAGAGCTGCATTGAACTTCGGAATTTGTTATTGGGCAAAGGAATGCATGCAGACTCAGTAAAGCTTGGCCTCAGTAGGGATAAATTTGTTGGTTCTTCTCTTGTTGGGTTATACTCTAAGCTTGCCAGAATGGATGATTCACAGAAGGCATTTGAAGAGATTCTGGACAAGGACATCGTTTCTTACACCTCGATGATCACTGGTTATTCTGAAAATATGGATTCTACTTCATGGAATGCATTTAAAATTGTTAGTGACATGTCGTGGAGCAACTTGGAAGTAAATCGTGTGACTCTGGTTAGCTTACTGCAAGTTGCGGGTAATCTGGGAGCAATTAGAGAAGGGAAATCAGTACATTGCTATTCAATAAGGAGAGATATTGGTATCTCAGATGAAGTTCTAGAGACCAGCCTTGTTCACATGTACATGCAATGTGGAGCTTGCCAATTAGCATCTGCTGTCTTGAAAAATTCGGCGCAATCTGTGGCTTCCTGGAATGCAATGCTTGCTGGTCTTGTTCGAACCGGACAGAGTGGAAATGCAATACACTATCTTTATATCATGCTATATGAGCATAAGGTAGTTCCAGATTCTGTAACCTATGCAAATGTGATATCTGCTTGTGCTGAGCTATGCAATTCAGGCTATGCTGCCAGTGTTCATGCCTACATAATTAGAAGGTCTATTCCTCTAGATGTAGTTTTGGCCACAGCTCTTATCAAAGTATACTTGAAATGCACTAGAATTACGATATCCAAGCGTCTCTTTAATCAATTGGTGGTTAAAGATACAGTCTCCTATAACGCCATGATCTATGGTTATCTCCAAAATGGCATGGTCAATGAAGCTATTGCGTTGCTCAAAGAAATGGTGACAGAATGTGTTGCACCAAATTTTGTGACCATTCTTAGTCTGCTTGCAGCTATCGCTGATCACAAAGATTTTGCTAGAGGGAGGTGGATTCACGGGTTTTCAATTAGACATGGTTTTTGTTCCAATGTCGACATTGCAAATCAAATCATACGTATGTATTCTGGTTGTGGAAAGATTGCATCAGCAAGGATTGTATTTGCTTCATTTGAAAACAAAAATTTAATTTCATGGACTACCATGATGATgggatgcttattctgtggacaTGGAGGTCAAACAGTTGAATTATTTCAATTATTAATGCAACAACACGACAATAAACCTGATTCTATCGCTGTTATGACTGCAATTCAGGCTGTTTCTGAGTTTGGACATTTGAAAGGTGTAAAGCAAGTTCATTGCTTTGTCTACCGTGCCTTGTTGGAGAAAGATACGAAGACCATGAATTCTTTGATAACTGCATATGCCAAATGTGGCAGGTTGGATTTATCAGTAAGTTTGTTCTTGAGTTTGGAACACAGAGATCTAGATTCATGGAATTCTATGATCAGCGCTTATGGGATGCATGGATTTTATACTAAGGTACTTGAAATGTTTAAGCTGATGGAAGAAGGAAATATTAATCCTGATGGGTTAACATTTTCTTCAGTGCTTTCTGCATGCAGTCATGCTGGTCTAATTAAGGAGGGTCTGCATATTTTTCAGTCAATGACCTCAATGTATTCAGTTCGTCCACAGGAAGAGCATTATGGTTGCTTTGTTGATTTAATGAGTCGAGCGGGACATCTTGAAGAAGGATACAAGTTCATAAAGTTATCTACCTTAAATGACAAATCTAGTGTACTTTGTGCTTTACTTTCTGCATGCAGAACTTATGGAAATACAATGCTTGGGCAGGTTATTAGCAATGAGCTCCTTGAGGTTGGACAACAGAATCCAGGTACTTATGCTTTGATTTCAGAAGTATTTGCTCAGAAAGGACAATGGAATAAATCAGCTAGTATAAGGAATAGAGCAAAAGAAAATGGGTTGAGAAAACTTCCTGGTTCTAGCTTGATCGAATCAGTGGAGCAAGTTAGCAAGGTGTGTTAGACAGGTGTAAGAGCATCACATGTAATTGGTGCCTTTATCATGTGCTTGAACCACCATTCAATCTCAATATGAAGCAAAATTTTGTTATGCTCTGAAAGCCTGAACCATTTTGAAGGAAAATGCAAAGTTCACAGTGCCTTTACCAACACGCATACACACTATCGGCTTCTTATGAAGAAAAAGGAGATAAATATCATGTTTGAACATGCTGATTGTTTTGTTCCTTCAAGGATCAAGGCAGATGTTTGAGAGGCACAAGTAGCAGACAGTGGTATGG
It contains:
- the LOC100273888 gene encoding pentatricopeptide repeat-containing protein At4g21300 isoform X1, which codes for MALKLCRRLSGFIVGANSRCCRLSDVDKFALLFQNCTDVRSLKKLHARVLTLGLGRDVILGSEILICYASLGVLCKTRLCFQGFLNNDLAEWNSVMVDIFRAGYPEEAILLYRGLKLRQIDLDEKTVTFGLKSCIELRNLLLGKGMHADSVKLGLSRDKFVGSSLVGLYSKLARMDDSQKAFEEILDKDIVSYTSMITGYSENMDSTSWNAFKIVSDMSWSNLEVNRVTLVSLLQVAGNLGAIREGKSVHCYSIRRDIGISDEVLETSLVHMYMQCGACQLASAVLKNSAQSVASWNAMLAGLVRTGQSGNAIHYLYIMLYEHKVVPDSVTYANVISACAELCNSGYAASVHAYIIRRSIPLDVVLATALIKVYLKCTRITISKRLFNQLVVKDTVSYNAMIYGYLQNGMVNEAIALLKEMVTECVAPNFVTILSLLAAIADHKDFARGRWIHGFSIRHGFCSNVDIANQIIRMYSGCGKIASARIVFASFENKNLISWTTMMMGCLFCGHGGQTVELFQLLMQQHDNKPDSIAVMTAIQAVSEFGHLKGVKQVHCFVYRALLEKDTKTMNSLITAYAKCGRLDLSVSLFLSLEHRDLDSWNSMISAYGMHGFYTKVLEMFKLMEEGNINPDGLTFSSVLSACSHAGLIKEGLHIFQSMTSMYSVRPQEEHYGCFVDLMSRAGHLEEGYKFIKLSTLNDKSSVLCALLSACRTYGNTMLGQVISNELLEVGQQNPGTYALISEVFAQKGQWNKSASIRNRAKENGLRKLPGSSLIESVEQVSKVC